GGTGCCGTCGCCGGTCATCGCCACCAGGTGGCCCTTGGCCTGGTAGTCGCGGATCTTGGCCAGCTTGGCCTCGGGCGTGGCCTCGGCCAGGAAGTCGTCGACGCCGGCCTCGGCGGCGATGGCCGCCGCGGTCAGCGGGTTGTCGCCGGTGATCATCACCGTGGTGATGCCCAGGCGGCGCAGCTCGGCGAAGCGCTCCTTGATGCCGTGCTTGACGACGTCGGTGAGCGCGATGACGCCGAGCACCCTGGCGCCGTCGGCGACCACCAGCGGCGTCGCGCCCTCGCCGGCCACGGCGTCGACCTGGGCCTTGACCTCGGGCGGCATCGCCGCCTCGCCTCGCGCCGCGACGTCGCGGGCGATGGCGTCGGCCGCGCCCTTGCGGATCGAGCGCGCGCCGACGTCGACCCCGCTCATCCGGGTCTGCGCGGTGAACGGGACGAAGCTGGCGCCGGCTGGTGCCCGCGCCGCCCGCGCGCCGAGCTGGGCCTGGCCGAGCGTGACGATGCTCTTGCCCTCCGGGGTGTCGTCGGCCCACGACGCCAGCACCGCGGCCTCGGCCAGCGCGTCGGCGGTGACGCCGCGCGCCGGGAAGAACTCGGTGGCCTGGCGGTTGCCGTGGGTGATCGTGCCGGTCTTGTCGAGGAGCAGCACGTCGACGTCGCCGGCGGCCTCGACCGCGCGGCCCGAGGTGGCGATCACGTTGGCCTGGATCATGCGGTCCATGCCGGCGATGCCGATCGCCGACAAGAGGCCGCCGATCGTGGTCGGGATCAGGCACACCAGCAGCGCCACCAGGATCGCCATCGACACCGGCGCGCCGCCACCGGCGCTGGTCACCGCGTAGCGCGAGAACGGCAACAACGTCACCGTCACCACCAGGAACACCAGCGTCAGGCCGGCCAGCAGGATGTCGAGCGCGATCTCGTTGGGGGTCTTGCCGCGGCGCGCACCCTCGACCATCGCGATCATGCGGTCGAGGAACGAGCTGCCCGGCGCCGCGGTGATGCGGATGATCAGCTGATCCGACAGCACCCGGGTGCCGCCGGTGACGGCCGAGCGGTCGCCGCCGCTCTCGCGCACCACCGGCGCGCTCTCGCCGGTGATCGCGCTCTCGTCGACCGAGGCCACGCCGAGGACGATGTCGCCGTCGCCGGGGATCAGCTCCCCCGCTGACACCTTGACCAGCATGCCGGGGGTGAGCTGCGACGACGGGACGCCGACCGCGGCGGCGTCGAAGCTCGCCTCCTGCACCCGGTTGGCCAGCACGTCCTGGCGGGCGCGGCGCAGGGCCGCGGCCTGGGCCTTGCCGCGGCCCTCGGCCATGGCCTCCGCGAAGTTGGCGAACCAGACGGTCAACCACAGCCAGGCGGTGAGGCCGCCGATGAAGCCGGCGTCGGGGGCGCCGGTGGCCAGCGCGTGGACCAGCATCAGCGTCGTGAACGCGCTGCCGACCTCGACGACGAACATCACCGGCGACCGGATCATCCGCCGGGGATCGAGCTTGAGCAGCGCCTGCCACAGGGCCGGCGTGACGATCGCGGCCTCGAACAGCGGGCGCGCGGAAGGACGGGAGGACATGGCAGGGCCTTTCAGCGCGCCAGGTGCTCGGCGATGGGGCCGAGCGCCAGCGCGGGGACCAGGGTCAGGGCGCCGACGAGGAGCACGGTGGCGACCAGGAACGCGACGAACAACGAGCTGTCGGTGGGCAGGGTGCCGGACGTGACCGGCACGCGCTTCTTCCTGGCCAGCGCGCCGGCGAGGGCGAGCACCGGCAGGAGCGCGCCGAAGCGGCCGAGCCACATGAGGATCCCCTGGGTGGTGGCCCAGAACGGGCCGCTGGCGGTGAGGCCGCCGAACGCCGAGCCGTTGTTGTTGGCCGCCGACGTCATCGCGTACAGCATCTCGGTGAAGCCGTGGGCGCCGCCGTTGCCCAGCGTCGTGGCCTGGCTGGTCGAGCACGCCAGCGCGGTGCCGATCAGGAGCGCCACCGCCGGCACCAGGACGCCGATCGACGCCAGCTTCATCTCGTGGGCCTCGACCTTCTTGCCCATGAACTCCGGCGTGCGCCCGATCATCAGGCCCGACAGGAACACCGCGATGATCGCGAACAGGATCAAGCCGTAGAGGCCGGAGCCGACGCCGCCGAACGCTACCTCGCCGAGGCCCATGAGCGCGATGGTCGCGGCGCCGGCGAGCGGCTGGTAGCTGTCGTGCATCGAGTTGACCGAGCCGTTGGACGCGGCGGTCGTGGCGCTGGCCCACAGCGCGGCCTCGGCGGCGGTGAAGCGCTGCTCCTTGCCCTCCATGTTGCCGGCGCTGACGTCGATCGCGACCGCGCCGGCGTCGTCGACCGCGGCGATCGCCGGCGTCGCCGATAGCTCCTGGTGGATGGTCACCGCCGCGAACGGCACGAACAGCAACCACATCGTCACCAGGAACGCCACGCCCTGGCGCCGCCGCTGGACCATCCGGCCGAACGCCAGGCACAGCGCCGCCGGGATCAGCAGGATCGCCAGGCACTGGACGAAGTTGGTCAGCGGCGTCGGGTTCTCGAGCGGGTGGGCCGAGTTGACGCCGAAGTAGCCGCCGCCGTTGGTGCCGAGCTGCTTGATCGCCACCTGCGAGGCCACCGGGCCCACCGTGATCTGGCCGTGGCCGCCGCCGTCGAGGGCCGCGACGTCGAGGTGCCCAGCGCCGGTCTGCGGCACGCCCTGCCACACCAGGATCAGCGCCATCACGATCGCCATCGGCACCAGGACGTAGAGCGTGGCGCGCGTGAGGTCGACCCAGAAGTTGCCGACGCCCCTGGCCTCGGCGCGGCTGAAGCCGCGGACCAGCGCCACCAGCACCGCGATGCCGGTGGCCGCCGACACGAAGTTCTGCACGGTCAGCGCCAGCGCCGCGACCAGGTGGCTCATCGTGGCCTCGCCGCTGTAGGCCTGCCAGTTGGTGTTGGAGACGAAGCTGATCGCCGTGTTCCACGCGACGGGTGACGGCACCGCGTGCAGGTCGTTCGGGTTGCCGGGCAAGCTGCCCTGCAGGCGCTGCAGCAGGTACACCACCACCACGCCGGCGAGGTTGAACACCACCACCGCGGTCGCGTAGCGAGGCCACGGCATGTCCTCGTCGCGGTCGACGCCGCCGACGCGGTAGATCAGGCGCTCGACCGGGCCGAGCACCCGCGTCGCGCGGGTGGTGCCGTCGAACACCCGCGCCAGGTAACCGCCCAGCGGCCACGCCAGGAGCGACAAGCACGCGGCGAACGCGACCAGGCCGACGATGGTGGCGCCGGTCATGACAGCTTCTCCGGGAACAGCAGCGCGAACACCAGGTATCCGAAGACCACGATCGCGAGCCCGAAGCCGAGCCAGGTGAGCAAGGTCATGGCGGCTCCATGCGGTGGAAGAGACGGATGAGGCCCAGGCTCGCCAGCGCGAGCACGAGGGTCAGGCCGAGGTAGATCAGGTCCCAGCGGTTCACGCTGCCTGGATAGCGCTGCCCGTGTCAGCGCCGCATCAAGAGCGCGCGGCGCCGCATCAAGAGCGCATCAAGACCCGGGCCGGCCGCGGCGGCCAGCCTCAGGGTGCGGCCATGTCGCGCACCGCCATCGCCTCCGTCGTGTCACTGCTCGCGGCCGCCAGCGCCGCCGCCGAGCCCACCCCTGTCACGCCGACCGTCACCGTCGGCGGCTCGATCGAGACGTACTACCAGTACAGCCTCGCGCGCCCGCGCGCCGGCCTCGCCGGCCTGCGCCTCGAGCCCGCCCACGGCGCGTTCACCCTGGCGGCCGCCACGCTCGACGCCACCGCCACCGGCGACCGCTGGCACGGCCGGGTCGCGCTGGCGACCGGCGCCACCGCCGCCGCCGTGTACGCCACCGAGCCGACCCCCGCCACGTGGCAACTCGTGCGCGAGGCCAACGCCGGCGCGGCGCTCGGCGCCGACGTCACCGTCGACGCCGGGCTGTTCCTGTCGCCGATCGGCCCCGAGGCGCTGGCGTCGAAGGACGACTGGAACTGGTCGCGCTCGACGCCATTCCTGGCGCTGCCCGCCTACCACGTCGGCGCGCGCGCGACCCGCCCCCTCGGCCACGGGCTCACCGCCCAGGCCTGGATCGTCAACGGCTGGAACGCCGCCGTCGACACCAACCGCTGGAAGTCGGTGATGGTCGCCGGCACCTGGGCCGACGCGAGCACCACCGCCCAGATCCTGTACGCCGGTGGCGTCGAGCGCCCCACCGGCGCCGCCGCGGGCGCCCCGTGGCGCCACCTCGTCGACGCGTACGCCACGCGCGCGCTCACCGACGCCATCGAGGTCATGGCCCACG
The genomic region above belongs to Myxococcales bacterium and contains:
- the kdpB gene encoding potassium-transporting ATPase subunit KdpB, encoding MSSRPSARPLFEAAIVTPALWQALLKLDPRRMIRSPVMFVVEVGSAFTTLMLVHALATGAPDAGFIGGLTAWLWLTVWFANFAEAMAEGRGKAQAAALRRARQDVLANRVQEASFDAAAVGVPSSQLTPGMLVKVSAGELIPGDGDIVLGVASVDESAITGESAPVVRESGGDRSAVTGGTRVLSDQLIIRITAAPGSSFLDRMIAMVEGARRGKTPNEIALDILLAGLTLVFLVVTVTLLPFSRYAVTSAGGGAPVSMAILVALLVCLIPTTIGGLLSAIGIAGMDRMIQANVIATSGRAVEAAGDVDVLLLDKTGTITHGNRQATEFFPARGVTADALAEAAVLASWADDTPEGKSIVTLGQAQLGARAARAPAGASFVPFTAQTRMSGVDVGARSIRKGAADAIARDVAARGEAAMPPEVKAQVDAVAGEGATPLVVADGARVLGVIALTDVVKHGIKERFAELRRLGITTVMITGDNPLTAAAIAAEAGVDDFLAEATPEAKLAKIRDYQAKGHLVAMTGDGTNDAPALAQADVAVAMNTGTQAAKEAGNMVDLDSNPTKLIEIVGVGKQLLATRGALTTFSIANDVAKYFAIIPAAFAAVYPQLDALNVMNLHSSHSAIMSAVIFNALVIVALIPLALRGLTLRPAPAAVTLRRNLLVYGLGGVIAPFPFIKLIDLTLAGLGLA
- the kdpA gene encoding potassium-transporting ATPase subunit KdpA; this translates as MTGATIVGLVAFAACLSLLAWPLGGYLARVFDGTTRATRVLGPVERLIYRVGGVDRDEDMPWPRYATAVVVFNLAGVVVVYLLQRLQGSLPGNPNDLHAVPSPVAWNTAISFVSNTNWQAYSGEATMSHLVAALALTVQNFVSAATGIAVLVALVRGFSRAEARGVGNFWVDLTRATLYVLVPMAIVMALILVWQGVPQTGAGHLDVAALDGGGHGQITVGPVASQVAIKQLGTNGGGYFGVNSAHPLENPTPLTNFVQCLAILLIPAALCLAFGRMVQRRRQGVAFLVTMWLLFVPFAAVTIHQELSATPAIAAVDDAGAVAIDVSAGNMEGKEQRFTAAEAALWASATTAASNGSVNSMHDSYQPLAGAATIALMGLGEVAFGGVGSGLYGLILFAIIAVFLSGLMIGRTPEFMGKKVEAHEMKLASIGVLVPAVALLIGTALACSTSQATTLGNGGAHGFTEMLYAMTSAANNNGSAFGGLTASGPFWATTQGILMWLGRFGALLPVLALAGALARKKRVPVTSGTLPTDSSLFVAFLVATVLLVGALTLVPALALGPIAEHLAR
- a CDS encoding outer membrane beta-barrel protein; the encoded protein is MSRTAIASVVSLLAAASAAAEPTPVTPTVTVGGSIETYYQYSLARPRAGLAGLRLEPAHGAFTLAAATLDATATGDRWHGRVALATGATAAAVYATEPTPATWQLVREANAGAALGADVTVDAGLFLSPIGPEALASKDDWNWSRSTPFLALPAYHVGARATRPLGHGLTAQAWIVNGWNAAVDTNRWKSVMVAGTWADASTTAQILYAGGVERPTGAAAGAPWRHLVDAYATRALTDAIEVMAHADAGREDGADGGHRWLAGALYGRWRPSPALELAARVDGVHEWSDAGATPLLLGVEQLIAGTLTASWRAAPQLLVRGELRHDRASADVLPGRDGLRRDQTTATAAMTAWF
- a CDS encoding potassium-transporting ATPase subunit F, which gives rise to MTLLTWLGFGLAIVVFGYLVFALLFPEKLS